One region of Hoeflea sp. 108 genomic DNA includes:
- a CDS encoding NAD kinase codes for MGVRTAGRKHMDAKSLTFSFASSGTPEADAAAKRLAGKYGQMPVGQADIIVALGGDGFLLQTLRETMSTGKRVYGMNRGTVGFLMNEYNERSLPERLAVAVAETIRPLEMETIDDTGVATQALAINEVSLLRQSYQAARLRISVDDKVRLEELICDGVMVATPAGSTAYNLSAHGPILPLDAPLLALTPVSPFRPRRWRGALLPKTAVVRFDILEEKKRPVNAVADHTEVKSVVSVKVQESAVHTATLLFDPGHSWSERILAEQFRY; via the coding sequence ATGGGCGTTCGCACCGCCGGCAGGAAGCACATGGACGCCAAGTCGCTGACATTTTCATTTGCATCGTCAGGCACGCCAGAGGCGGATGCCGCAGCAAAGCGGCTTGCCGGCAAATACGGGCAGATGCCGGTCGGCCAGGCCGACATCATCGTCGCGCTCGGCGGCGACGGTTTCCTGCTGCAGACGCTGCGCGAGACGATGAGCACGGGCAAACGCGTCTACGGCATGAACCGTGGCACGGTCGGCTTTCTCATGAACGAATACAATGAGCGCTCCCTGCCCGAGCGCCTTGCCGTGGCAGTCGCCGAGACCATTCGTCCATTGGAGATGGAAACCATCGACGACACCGGCGTGGCGACGCAGGCGCTCGCCATCAATGAAGTGTCGTTGCTGCGCCAATCCTACCAGGCCGCACGGCTGCGCATCTCGGTCGACGACAAGGTGCGGCTCGAGGAGTTGATCTGCGACGGCGTGATGGTGGCAACCCCGGCCGGCTCGACTGCCTATAATCTCTCAGCGCACGGCCCCATCCTGCCGCTGGACGCACCACTTCTCGCCCTGACCCCCGTCAGCCCGTTCCGTCCGCGCCGCTGGCGCGGTGCGCTGCTGCCCAAGACGGCAGTGGTGCGCTTCGACATTCTCGAGGAAAAGAAGCGTCCAGTGAATGCCGTGGCCGACCATACCGAGGTGAAGTCGGTCGTCTCGGTGAAGGTGCAGGAGTCCGCTGTTCACACGGCCACGTTGCTGTTCGATCCAGGCCACTCCTGGAGCGAACGCATCCTGGCAGAGCAGTTCAGGTACTGA
- a CDS encoding BA14K family protein: MSFKSKLISGLVAATVVTVGLVATVQQSSASGLTRAEAAALAGAGGFIAGAIIAGGTRPAPAYEVYDAYYPADPYDAHVQRCFARYRSYDPRTDTYVGFDGRLRYCRL; this comes from the coding sequence ATGTCTTTCAAGAGCAAGCTGATTTCGGGTCTGGTCGCAGCCACAGTCGTGACCGTCGGCCTCGTCGCTACAGTCCAGCAGTCGTCCGCCAGTGGCCTCACCAGGGCCGAGGCTGCTGCCCTTGCCGGCGCAGGTGGCTTCATCGCCGGCGCCATCATCGCCGGAGGCACCCGTCCGGCGCCCGCCTACGAAGTCTACGACGCCTACTATCCCGCGGATCCCTACGACGCGCATGTCCAGCGCTGCTTTGCCCGCTACCGCAGCTACGATCCGCGCACCGATACCTATGTTGGCTTCGATGGCCGGCTGCGCTACTGCCGCCTGTAG
- a CDS encoding OmpA family protein, whose product MKKTVILALAGSMFVGACTTDPYTGQQKVSNAAAGAGIGALAGAGLGLLAGGNDRRNALIGAGVGALAGGLAGGYMDRQESELRAQLQGTGVSVTRAGDQIILNMPSNITFNTDQDAVKAGFYQTLNSVALVLKKFNQTTVDVFGHTDSTGGDQHNFDLSQRRALSVANYLGAQGVDSRRFAVTGFGATRPIASNATAEGRAQNRRVEIQLSPLT is encoded by the coding sequence ATGAAAAAGACAGTGATTCTCGCGCTGGCTGGCAGCATGTTTGTCGGTGCCTGCACGACCGACCCCTACACGGGTCAGCAGAAGGTTTCCAATGCCGCAGCAGGTGCCGGTATCGGCGCGCTTGCCGGTGCCGGGCTTGGTTTGCTGGCCGGCGGCAATGACCGTCGCAACGCGTTGATCGGTGCTGGCGTCGGCGCACTCGCCGGTGGCCTGGCTGGTGGTTACATGGACAGGCAGGAATCTGAACTCCGTGCCCAGCTTCAGGGGACCGGCGTCAGCGTTACCCGCGCCGGCGACCAGATCATCCTGAACATGCCGTCCAACATCACCTTCAACACCGACCAGGATGCGGTCAAGGCGGGCTTCTACCAGACGCTCAATTCCGTGGCGCTGGTGCTGAAGAAGTTCAACCAGACGACTGTCGACGTGTTCGGCCACACCGACTCGACCGGCGGCGACCAGCACAATTTCGACCTGTCGCAGCGCCGTGCGCTGTCGGTGGCGAACTACCTTGGCGCCCAGGGCGTCGATTCGCGCCGCTTTGCCGTCACCGGCTTCGGTGCGACCCGCCCGATTGCTTCGAATGCCACGGCCGAAGGCCGGGCTCAGAACCGTCGCGTCGAAATCCAGTTGTCGCCGCTCACCTGA
- a CDS encoding F510_1955 family glycosylhydrolase gives MAQRSFAMVCRPRVFAVLSAVLALGSATPASAQGISIADLAGKTHIHGLAFDRAAPPNVLVATHHGLMKAAPDGTVTPVSDSRDDFMGFVPHPSDATIMFASGHPQAGGNLGFIKSTDSGKSWEQIATGVDGPVDFHQLAVSPSNPDVLYGSYGAIQTSRDGGKSWAVAGDGPAKLIDLAVSPANPDTVYAATEEGLLVSRDAAKSWQPLMADVPVTTIDLAADGTILAYVPGRGLLKANESSPTFEKVADGPDPAGYILHLAIDQQKPLRMVAVTCTRAIVVSGDAGASWKMLGKK, from the coding sequence ATGGCGCAACGGAGTTTCGCCATGGTCTGCCGCCCCAGAGTTTTTGCTGTCCTGTCAGCCGTCCTCGCGCTCGGCTCGGCCACACCCGCATCCGCGCAGGGAATCAGCATCGCGGATCTCGCCGGCAAGACGCATATTCATGGGCTGGCCTTTGACCGCGCCGCCCCGCCTAATGTCCTGGTCGCCACCCACCACGGACTGATGAAGGCTGCACCCGACGGCACGGTGACGCCGGTTTCCGACAGCCGCGACGACTTCATGGGCTTTGTGCCGCATCCCTCTGACGCGACGATCATGTTCGCCAGCGGCCATCCGCAGGCTGGCGGCAATCTCGGCTTCATCAAGTCCACCGATTCGGGAAAGAGCTGGGAGCAGATCGCGACCGGCGTCGATGGGCCGGTCGATTTTCACCAGCTGGCGGTCAGCCCGTCCAATCCCGACGTGCTCTATGGCTCGTATGGAGCGATCCAGACCAGCCGCGACGGCGGTAAGAGCTGGGCAGTCGCCGGCGACGGCCCGGCCAAGCTGATCGACCTCGCCGTGTCGCCTGCAAACCCCGATACGGTCTATGCCGCGACAGAAGAAGGTCTGCTGGTGAGCCGCGATGCCGCAAAGAGCTGGCAGCCGCTGATGGCAGATGTGCCGGTCACGACAATCGACCTGGCTGCCGACGGCACGATCCTCGCCTATGTGCCGGGTCGCGGGCTGCTCAAGGCAAACGAATCGTCGCCGACATTCGAGAAAGTAGCCGACGGCCCCGATCCTGCCGGCTACATCCTGCATCTGGCGATAGACCAGCAGAAGCCGCTGCGCATGGTGGCTGTCACCTGCACCCGCGCCATCGTCGTTTCCGGCGATGCCGGGGCGAGCTGGAAAATGCTCGGCAAGAAATAG
- a CDS encoding 2-hydroxy-3-oxopropionate reductase, giving the protein MEKIGFVGLGIMGAPMAGHLLDAGFEVYASDHRGALPDALVAKGLKKVTGHRALAEASDIVITMVPDTPQVADVLFGENSIASGLSKGKLVIDMSSISPIETKEFAKKINELGCDYLDAPVSGGEVGAKAASLTIMVGGTDKAFERARPVFEKMGKNITLVGPNGVGQTTKVANQIVVALTIEAVAEALVFASKAGADPAKVRQALMGGLAASRILEVHGERMVKRTFAPGFRIELHQKDLNLALQGAKALGVSLPNTSMTQELFNSCAANGGAKEDHSALVRALERMANFEVGSGDAANSEAA; this is encoded by the coding sequence ATGGAAAAGATCGGATTTGTCGGCCTTGGCATCATGGGCGCCCCGATGGCGGGGCATCTGTTGGATGCGGGCTTTGAAGTCTATGCCAGCGACCATCGCGGCGCGCTGCCGGACGCGCTCGTCGCCAAGGGCCTGAAGAAGGTCACAGGTCACCGCGCGCTTGCCGAAGCCTCGGACATCGTCATCACCATGGTGCCCGACACACCGCAGGTGGCCGATGTTCTGTTCGGCGAAAACAGCATTGCGTCAGGCCTCTCCAAGGGCAAGCTCGTCATCGACATGAGCTCGATCTCGCCGATCGAGACCAAGGAGTTTGCCAAGAAGATCAACGAACTCGGCTGCGACTATCTCGATGCGCCGGTTTCGGGCGGCGAGGTCGGCGCCAAGGCGGCGTCGCTCACCATCATGGTCGGCGGCACCGACAAGGCGTTCGAGCGCGCCCGCCCGGTATTCGAAAAGATGGGCAAGAACATCACGCTGGTTGGACCCAACGGCGTCGGCCAGACCACCAAGGTCGCCAACCAGATCGTCGTCGCGCTGACCATCGAGGCCGTTGCCGAAGCGCTTGTGTTCGCCTCCAAGGCAGGCGCCGACCCGGCCAAGGTGCGTCAGGCGCTGATGGGCGGACTTGCCGCCTCGCGTATTCTCGAGGTGCATGGCGAGCGCATGGTCAAGCGCACCTTTGCGCCCGGCTTCCGCATCGAGTTGCATCAGAAGGACCTCAACCTCGCACTGCAGGGCGCCAAGGCGCTCGGCGTCTCGCTGCCCAACACGTCGATGACGCAGGAGCTGTTCAACTCCTGCGCGGCCAATGGCGGGGCAAAGGAAGATCACTCGGCGCTGGTGCGGGCGCTGGAGCGCATGGCCAATTTCGAGGTCGGCTCGGGCGACGCAGCCAACAGCGAAGCAGCATAG
- the gcl gene encoding glyoxylate carboligase produces MARMRAVDAAVLVLEKEGISCAFGVPGAAINPLYSALKARGSIRHVLARHVEGASHMAEGYTRTKAGNIGLCIGTSGPAGTDMITGLYSASADSIPILCITGQAPRARLNKEDFQAVDIAAIAAPVTKWAVTVMEPYLVPMALQKAFYLMRSGRPGPVLVDLPVDVQLAEIEFDIDAYEPLAIHKPAMTRAQAEKALSMLNEAEKPLIVAGGGIINADASDLLIEFAEITGVPVIPTLMGWGSIPDDHRLMAGMCGLQTSHRYGNATMLASDFVLGIGNRWANRHTGSVDKYTAGRKFIHIDIEPTQIGRVFAPDLGVTSDAGAALKILLDVATEWKTSGKLRDWSGWAKQCQDRKKTMKRKTHFEQVPLKPQRVYEEMNKAFGRDTTYVTTIGLSQIAGAQFLHVYKPRNWINCGQAGPLGWTLPAALGVRAADPDRDIVALSGDYDFQFMIEELAVGAQHKLPYIHVVVNNAYLGLIRQAQRGFSMDFEVSLSFENINRSGDPEAGYGVDHVAVAEAMGCKAVRVRKPEEFAAAFKQAKQLMKEHQVPVVLEFILERVTNISMGVEIDNVVEFEELAESNEDAPTAIMLLD; encoded by the coding sequence ATGGCCAGGATGCGCGCAGTCGATGCTGCAGTCCTCGTTCTCGAGAAGGAAGGCATTTCCTGTGCCTTCGGTGTGCCGGGTGCGGCGATCAACCCGCTCTATTCGGCGTTGAAGGCGCGCGGCAGCATCCGCCACGTTCTCGCACGTCACGTCGAGGGCGCGTCGCATATGGCTGAAGGCTATACCCGCACCAAGGCCGGCAACATCGGCCTGTGCATCGGTACGTCCGGCCCGGCCGGCACCGACATGATCACCGGTCTCTATTCGGCCTCCGCCGACTCCATTCCGATCCTCTGCATCACCGGCCAGGCGCCGCGTGCCCGTCTGAACAAGGAGGACTTCCAGGCTGTCGACATCGCGGCGATCGCTGCCCCCGTCACCAAGTGGGCGGTGACGGTCATGGAGCCGTATCTGGTCCCGATGGCGCTGCAGAAGGCCTTCTATTTGATGCGTTCGGGGCGTCCGGGCCCGGTTCTGGTCGATCTGCCTGTCGACGTTCAGCTGGCCGAAATCGAGTTCGATATCGATGCTTATGAGCCGCTCGCAATCCATAAGCCGGCGATGACGCGTGCGCAGGCCGAAAAGGCGCTGTCGATGCTCAACGAGGCGGAGAAGCCGCTGATCGTTGCCGGCGGCGGCATCATCAACGCAGACGCATCCGATCTGCTCATCGAGTTTGCCGAAATCACCGGCGTTCCTGTTATCCCGACGTTGATGGGCTGGGGCTCGATTCCCGATGACCATCGCCTGATGGCCGGCATGTGTGGCCTGCAAACCTCGCATCGCTATGGCAATGCGACGATGCTGGCCTCGGACTTCGTTCTGGGCATCGGCAATCGTTGGGCCAACCGCCACACCGGTTCGGTCGACAAATACACGGCCGGCCGCAAGTTCATCCACATCGACATCGAGCCGACCCAGATCGGCCGTGTCTTTGCGCCCGACCTGGGCGTGACCTCGGATGCCGGTGCTGCCTTGAAGATCCTGCTCGACGTCGCCACCGAGTGGAAGACATCAGGCAAGCTGCGCGACTGGTCCGGCTGGGCCAAGCAGTGCCAGGACCGCAAGAAGACCATGAAGCGCAAGACGCATTTCGAGCAGGTGCCGCTCAAGCCGCAGCGCGTCTACGAGGAGATGAACAAGGCCTTCGGTCGCGACACCACCTATGTCACCACCATTGGCCTGTCGCAGATTGCCGGCGCGCAGTTCCTGCATGTCTACAAGCCGCGCAACTGGATCAACTGCGGCCAGGCTGGCCCGCTCGGCTGGACGTTGCCGGCGGCGCTTGGTGTCCGTGCCGCCGATCCGGACCGCGATATCGTGGCGCTGTCGGGCGACTACGACTTCCAGTTCATGATCGAGGAACTGGCCGTCGGCGCCCAGCACAAGCTGCCCTACATCCATGTCGTCGTGAACAACGCCTATCTCGGCCTCATCCGCCAGGCGCAGCGCGGTTTCAGCATGGATTTCGAGGTCAGCCTGTCGTTCGAAAATATCAACCGCTCCGGCGACCCCGAGGCAGGCTATGGTGTCGACCACGTCGCGGTTGCCGAGGCCATGGGCTGCAAGGCGGTCCGCGTGCGCAAGCCGGAGGAGTTTGCCGCGGCCTTCAAGCAGGCCAAGCAGCTCATGAAGGAGCACCAGGTGCCCGTCGTCCTCGAGTTCATCCTCGAACGCGTCACCAACATCTCCATGGGCGTCGAGATCGACAATGTCGTCGAGTTCGAAGAGCTTGCCGAGAGCAACGAAGACGCTCCCACCGCGATCATGCTGCTCGACTGA
- the bhcR gene encoding HTH-type transcriptional regulator BhcR translates to MATTEKRQRGRPRAFQPAPDAGSVQSLDRALRILAIVAHGDGLSLSEIAAASELAASTAYRMLTTLQNHGMVEFDSDAQLWSIGVETYRMGSAFLRRRKLVDRARAVMQELMEKTGETANLGVAEDDCVVFVSQVETHQAIRAFFRPGTKSPFHASGIGKAVLAHLDRDRVNAIVRKAGLDAYTERTLSEPASLARDLEHIRERGWSVDDEERYPGMRCVAAAVFNEFGEPIGGVSVSGPTVRVTPEKVLQIGPLVRSAAAELTRMIGGSADGHK, encoded by the coding sequence ATGGCAACGACCGAAAAGCGCCAGCGCGGCAGGCCGCGCGCCTTCCAGCCCGCCCCTGATGCAGGTTCGGTGCAGTCGCTCGACAGGGCGCTGCGCATCCTCGCCATCGTCGCGCATGGCGACGGACTTTCGCTGAGTGAGATCGCGGCAGCCTCGGAGCTCGCGGCGTCGACCGCTTACCGTATGCTGACGACGCTGCAGAACCACGGCATGGTCGAGTTCGACAGCGATGCGCAGCTTTGGTCGATCGGCGTCGAGACCTACCGCATGGGATCGGCCTTCCTGCGCCGACGCAAACTGGTCGACCGTGCCCGCGCGGTCATGCAGGAACTGATGGAGAAGACTGGCGAGACAGCCAATCTCGGTGTCGCCGAGGACGATTGCGTGGTGTTCGTCAGCCAGGTGGAAACGCATCAGGCGATCCGCGCCTTTTTCCGGCCGGGCACCAAAAGCCCGTTCCATGCCTCGGGCATCGGCAAGGCCGTACTCGCCCATCTCGACCGCGACCGGGTGAACGCCATTGTGCGAAAGGCCGGGCTCGATGCCTATACCGAGCGGACGTTGTCGGAGCCGGCGTCGCTTGCCCGCGACCTCGAACATATCCGCGAGCGCGGCTGGTCGGTCGACGACGAGGAGCGCTATCCCGGCATGCGTTGTGTGGCGGCAGCTGTGTTCAACGAATTCGGCGAACCCATCGGTGGCGTTTCGGTTTCCGGACCGACTGTGCGCGTGACCCCGGAAAAGGTTCTGCAGATCGGGCCGCTGGTGCGCTCGGCTGCGGCCGAACTGACCCGCATGATCGGCGGCTCCGCCGACGGCCACAAATAG
- a CDS encoding YbaK/EbsC family protein: MSLQSVKAFFAANAPEIVVIETEASSATVALAAEAHGVEPAQIAKTICLRVGERVLLVVARGDARIDNRKSRDAFGGKPRMLDHEQVAELTGHPVGGVCPFGLATPLPVYCDVSLRAYDEVVPAAGATNAAVRIGVERMAELVNAEWCDICQDANDKAEAAE, encoded by the coding sequence ATGAGCCTTCAGTCCGTCAAAGCCTTCTTCGCTGCAAACGCCCCCGAGATAGTCGTCATCGAGACGGAAGCCAGCTCAGCCACGGTGGCGCTGGCCGCCGAGGCGCACGGGGTAGAACCGGCGCAGATCGCCAAGACCATATGTCTGCGCGTCGGCGAGCGCGTGCTTCTTGTTGTGGCGCGCGGCGACGCCCGCATCGACAATCGCAAGAGCCGTGACGCCTTTGGCGGCAAGCCGCGCATGCTCGACCATGAGCAGGTCGCCGAACTTACCGGGCACCCGGTCGGCGGCGTTTGCCCATTCGGCCTGGCCACGCCCCTTCCCGTCTACTGCGACGTCTCCCTGCGCGCCTATGACGAGGTGGTACCAGCGGCCGGTGCGACAAATGCGGCCGTCAGGATCGGCGTCGAACGCATGGCCGAACTCGTCAATGCCGAGTGGTGCGACATCTGCCAGGACGCAAACGACAAGGCGGAAGCTGCGGAATAA
- the hyi gene encoding hydroxypyruvate isomerase → MPKFSANLSMLFGEHDFLDRFDAAARAGFAAVEYIAPYDHAPDVIAARLKKNGLTQALFNLPPGDWAAGERGIAVLPDRIHEFRQGVDKAIAYAQALGCTQVNCLAGIAPQGVDRDAVENVFVENLRFAAEKLKAAGIRLLIEPINVRDIPGFFLTNTKQALALIDKVGSDNLYLQYDIYHMQIMEGDLARTIEANLSRIAHVQLADNPGRHEPGTGEINYPFLYEHLDRIGYAGWVGAEYKPKAGTVEGLGWFSGFARKGSAAA, encoded by the coding sequence ATGCCCAAGTTTTCAGCCAATCTGTCGATGCTCTTTGGCGAGCACGACTTCCTCGATCGCTTCGATGCAGCGGCGCGTGCCGGCTTTGCGGCGGTCGAATACATCGCGCCTTACGATCATGCGCCTGACGTGATTGCCGCACGTCTCAAGAAGAACGGCCTGACCCAGGCGCTGTTCAACCTGCCGCCCGGCGACTGGGCGGCAGGCGAGCGCGGCATTGCCGTGCTGCCCGACCGGATCCACGAATTCCGCCAGGGTGTCGACAAGGCAATCGCTTATGCGCAGGCTCTTGGCTGCACGCAGGTGAACTGCCTTGCCGGCATCGCCCCTCAGGGCGTGGATCGCGATGCCGTCGAAAACGTCTTCGTCGAGAATCTTCGTTTTGCTGCCGAGAAGCTCAAGGCTGCAGGCATCCGCCTGCTGATCGAGCCGATCAACGTAAGGGACATTCCCGGCTTCTTCCTGACCAACACGAAGCAGGCGCTGGCGCTGATCGACAAGGTCGGTTCGGACAATCTCTACCTGCAATACGACATCTACCACATGCAGATCATGGAGGGGGATCTCGCCCGCACGATCGAGGCCAACCTCTCGCGCATCGCCCATGTGCAGTTGGCCGACAATCCCGGTCGCCACGAGCCGGGCACAGGCGAGATCAACTACCCGTTCCTCTACGAGCACCTCGACCGCATCGGCTACGCCGGCTGGGTCGGCGCCGAATACAAGCCCAAGGCCGGCACGGTCGAAGGACTGGGATGGTTCTCCGGCTTTGCCCGCAAGGGCAGTGCGGCCGCCTGA
- a CDS encoding DEAD/DEAH box helicase, which produces MSEDTQTAPEALTFADLGLSPKVLSAVSDAGYTQPTPIQAGAIPHALQGKDVLGIAQTGTGKTASFVLPMLTRLEKGRARARMPRTLILEPTRELAAQVEENFVKYGKNHRLNIALLIGGVSFDEQEKKLERGADVLIATPGRMLDHFERGKLLLTGVEILVIDEADRMLDMGFIPDIERICKLIPFTRQTLFFSATMPPEITKLTEQFLHAPVRVEVAKASSTASTVTQRLAKSGPKPWDKRETLRRLIKAEGDEIKNAIIFCNRKVDVSELFRSLVKHDFNAGALHGDMDQRARMTMLSNFRDGKLQLLVASDVAARGLDIPDVSHVFNYDVPIHAEDYVHRIGRTGRAGRSGKSFTIATRSDTKYVDAIEKLINQKIEWHDGDLSTVVASEGDDEATRHGRSQSRRGGKERHPRDRKPRREDAPLAQEAATVEVVADTNVVSDIDERRARKDAIRNGNTERKGGRPDHEDRNRRDDRNRRHGRERDDDDDRVVGFGDDMPAFMLIATNV; this is translated from the coding sequence TTGTCCGAAGACACTCAGACCGCTCCAGAAGCGTTGACCTTCGCAGACCTCGGCCTTTCGCCGAAGGTCCTTTCTGCAGTCTCCGACGCGGGCTACACGCAGCCTACGCCGATCCAGGCCGGCGCCATTCCGCATGCGCTCCAGGGCAAGGATGTGCTTGGCATCGCGCAGACGGGTACCGGCAAGACGGCCTCCTTCGTGCTGCCGATGCTGACGCGTCTCGAAAAAGGCCGCGCCCGGGCCCGCATGCCGCGCACGCTGATCCTCGAGCCGACGCGCGAACTTGCAGCACAGGTCGAAGAGAACTTCGTCAAATACGGCAAGAACCATCGCCTCAACATCGCGCTCCTGATCGGCGGCGTTTCCTTCGACGAGCAGGAAAAGAAGCTTGAGCGCGGCGCCGACGTCCTGATCGCAACGCCTGGCCGCATGCTCGACCATTTCGAGCGCGGCAAGCTGCTGCTCACCGGTGTCGAGATCCTCGTCATCGATGAGGCCGACCGCATGCTCGACATGGGTTTCATCCCCGACATCGAGCGCATCTGCAAGCTGATCCCGTTCACGCGCCAGACGCTGTTCTTCTCGGCGACGATGCCGCCCGAAATCACCAAGCTGACCGAGCAGTTCCTGCACGCGCCGGTGCGCGTCGAGGTCGCCAAGGCATCGTCAACGGCATCGACCGTCACCCAGCGGCTCGCCAAGTCCGGCCCCAAGCCCTGGGACAAGCGCGAGACGCTGCGCCGCCTGATCAAGGCGGAAGGCGATGAGATCAAGAACGCGATCATCTTCTGCAACCGCAAGGTCGATGTCTCGGAGCTGTTCCGTTCGCTGGTCAAGCATGACTTCAATGCCGGCGCGCTGCATGGCGACATGGACCAGCGCGCGCGCATGACCATGCTGTCCAACTTCCGCGACGGCAAACTGCAGTTGCTCGTCGCCTCGGATGTTGCCGCACGCGGCCTTGATATCCCCGACGTCAGCCACGTCTTCAACTACGATGTGCCGATCCACGCCGAGGACTATGTCCACCGCATCGGCCGAACCGGCCGTGCTGGCCGGTCGGGCAAGTCGTTCACGATCGCGACGCGCTCCGACACCAAATATGTCGATGCCATCGAAAAGCTGATCAACCAGAAGATCGAATGGCACGACGGCGACCTGTCGACGGTGGTTGCCAGCGAGGGCGACGACGAGGCGACGCGCCACGGCCGCAGCCAGTCGCGCCGCGGCGGCAAGGAGCGGCACCCCCGCGACCGCAAGCCTCGTCGTGAGGACGCCCCGCTCGCCCAGGAAGCAGCTACGGTCGAAGTGGTGGCCGACACCAATGTGGTCTCCGACATCGACGAGCGCCGCGCCCGCAAGGATGCCATCCGCAACGGCAATACCGAGCGCAAGGGCGGCCGTCCGGACCACGAAGACAGGAACCGGCGGGACGATCGCAATCGCCGCCATGGGCGTGAACGCGACGACGACGACGACCGGGTCGTCGGTTTCGGCGACGACATGCCTGCCTTCATGCTGATTGCAACCAACGTTTGA
- a CDS encoding GFA family protein, which yields MVIKASCRCKATTFEVFCTCSFCSKRGSLWAYYSPAQFKLTSPAENVTVYEWGSKTVKHGFCAVCGCGTFTETPDWSTGEPDFDNPKISVNSRLFDDSDLDQIEVVVIDGKNLW from the coding sequence ATGGTCATCAAGGCAAGCTGCCGCTGCAAGGCAACGACTTTCGAGGTGTTCTGCACCTGCTCCTTCTGCTCCAAGCGCGGCTCCTTGTGGGCCTACTACAGCCCGGCTCAGTTCAAGCTGACGAGCCCGGCGGAGAACGTCACCGTCTATGAATGGGGTTCGAAGACGGTCAAGCACGGCTTCTGCGCTGTCTGCGGCTGCGGCACCTTCACCGAAACGCCCGACTGGTCGACCGGCGAGCCGGATTTCGACAATCCCAAGATCAGCGTGAATTCGCGCCTGTTCGACGACTCTGACCTTGATCAGATCGAGGTTGTCGTCATCGACGGCAAGAACCTCTGGTAA
- a CDS encoding glycosyl transferase family 90 yields MLEIERAARRLHYYFQNIGRDALPQLFFRKQLANVLNEIERRDIADIARRLNHYNKLSRPQVVPETASAVGRIPMRKSRYYYDLKEHARYFPRHFKVMHIFGDVTVVPDVPAVVKSRPISGDNSNAVLMKLDKYRHFQILHDKTRFEDKIPKAVWRGGGHNPKRIALVDGFHSHPLCDVGRTSGTNDDPGRKGFLTPVEQMSYRYLLSIEGVDVATNLKWVMASNSLCMMPKPTFETWFMEGLLQPGVHYVQLRDDFADLEDKIVHYERHQDEAREIIRNANAHVRQFADKRLERLLSLLVLYKYFALSGQLDADANIASLWEAN; encoded by the coding sequence ATGTTGGAAATCGAGCGAGCGGCGCGGCGCCTGCACTACTACTTCCAAAATATCGGCCGCGACGCTCTCCCACAGCTGTTTTTCCGAAAGCAGCTGGCCAACGTGCTCAACGAAATCGAGCGCCGCGACATCGCAGATATCGCCCGGCGCCTGAACCACTACAACAAGCTATCGCGCCCGCAGGTCGTGCCGGAGACTGCATCGGCTGTCGGACGCATCCCGATGCGCAAGAGCCGCTACTATTACGACCTCAAGGAGCACGCGCGCTATTTTCCGCGCCATTTCAAGGTGATGCATATTTTCGGCGACGTCACTGTCGTGCCGGACGTTCCTGCGGTCGTGAAGAGCCGGCCAATCTCCGGCGACAACAGCAATGCGGTGCTGATGAAGCTCGACAAGTATCGCCATTTTCAGATCCTGCACGACAAGACGCGGTTCGAGGACAAGATCCCGAAGGCTGTATGGCGCGGTGGTGGACACAACCCCAAGCGGATTGCCCTGGTCGACGGCTTTCATTCGCACCCGCTTTGCGATGTCGGCCGAACCAGCGGCACCAATGACGATCCGGGACGCAAGGGGTTCCTCACGCCCGTCGAGCAGATGAGCTACCGCTACCTGCTCTCGATCGAGGGGGTGGACGTTGCCACCAACCTCAAATGGGTGATGGCCAGCAATTCGCTTTGCATGATGCCGAAGCCGACCTTCGAGACCTGGTTCATGGAAGGTCTGCTTCAGCCGGGCGTCCACTATGTGCAGTTGCGCGACGACTTCGCCGATCTGGAAGACAAGATCGTCCACTACGAACGCCACCAGGACGAGGCGCGCGAGATCATCCGCAACGCCAACGCACATGTGAGGCAATTCGCCGACAAGCGACTGGAAAGGCTGCTGTCGCTGCTGGTGCTCTACAAATATTTCGCCTTGAGCGGCCAGCTGGACGCCGATGCCAATATTGCCAGCCTATGGGAGGCGAACTGA